The following coding sequences are from one Streptomyces sp. NBC_01294 window:
- a CDS encoding ABC transporter substrate-binding protein, translated as MGRRGFLALAGGTLLAAAGCAPQTTNAAHSEPAGELPTGPPPAGTSLAVAVRTSQIQLAASGLDKNLPFKVSSWINLNAGPDIIQGFRARSIDVASNAGIPPIQAEAIGVKARIVAVQERHHPTYTFATAPASSIRTAEDFKGKKIAFSQGQAQGVVVLRALKKAGLANSDVQLVALPSTQFLTALQSKQVDVAPLGEPTLTKYLTQYGKDGARGVPTDVVDLLTVLWAPLEVLNDPAKAAAVRSYVTLWAQGVAWAWDNSDQWIDAYYVKDQGVSAADGRRIVDSLAKPRFPANWDNAIAWEQETADLMAEGGFVPKLDVKTLFDRRFEGLAAAAVPAGFRAGA; from the coding sequence TTGGGGCGCAGAGGATTCCTCGCCCTCGCCGGCGGCACTCTTCTGGCCGCCGCAGGATGCGCCCCCCAGACCACGAACGCGGCCCATTCCGAACCCGCGGGCGAGCTGCCCACCGGGCCGCCGCCCGCGGGAACGTCGCTGGCCGTGGCGGTGCGGACCTCGCAGATCCAACTGGCCGCATCCGGACTCGACAAGAACCTTCCCTTCAAGGTCTCCTCGTGGATCAACCTCAACGCGGGACCCGACATCATCCAGGGATTCCGGGCACGCTCGATCGACGTCGCGAGCAATGCGGGAATTCCGCCGATCCAGGCCGAAGCCATCGGTGTGAAGGCCCGGATCGTCGCCGTGCAGGAACGCCACCACCCCACCTACACGTTCGCCACGGCGCCCGCCTCGTCCATCAGGACCGCCGAGGACTTCAAGGGCAAGAAGATCGCCTTCTCCCAGGGGCAGGCCCAGGGCGTGGTCGTCCTGCGGGCCCTGAAGAAGGCCGGACTCGCCAACTCCGATGTCCAGCTGGTGGCGCTGCCGAGCACGCAGTTCCTCACCGCGCTCCAGTCGAAGCAGGTCGACGTCGCGCCCCTCGGCGAACCGACGCTGACCAAGTACCTGACCCAGTACGGCAAGGACGGAGCCCGCGGCGTGCCGACCGACGTGGTCGACCTGCTCACCGTCCTGTGGGCGCCCCTGGAGGTCCTGAACGACCCGGCGAAGGCGGCCGCCGTGCGCAGCTACGTCACGCTCTGGGCGCAGGGCGTGGCCTGGGCGTGGGACAACTCCGACCAGTGGATCGACGCGTACTACGTCAAGGACCAGGGCGTCAGCGCGGCCGACGGCCGGCGCATCGTCGATTCCCTCGCGAAGCCCCGGTTCCCGGCGAACTGGGACAACGCCATCGCGTGGGAGCAGGAGACCGCGGACCTGATGGCCGAAGGCGGCTTCGTGCCGAAGCTCGACGTCAAGACGCTGTTCGACCGGCGGTTCGAGGGCCTCGCGGCCGCCGCCGTGCCGGCCGGATTCCGGGCGGGCGCATGA
- a CDS encoding flavin reductase family protein — MYSNPAPSLVEPARFKQIFRAYPGGVVVVTADSGAGPVGFTATSLTSVSLEPPLVSFGIAKSSSSWPHLERAGSVVVNFLDSAQEDLARRFATSGIDRFAAPTRWHRLPQGEPVLDGVTGWLRLAVEQLVPAGDAHIVVARVTEAWQAEDGRPLLFHNGAYHSL, encoded by the coding sequence TTGTATTCGAATCCGGCACCGAGCCTGGTCGAGCCGGCCCGCTTCAAGCAGATCTTCCGGGCCTATCCGGGCGGGGTCGTGGTCGTCACGGCCGACTCCGGGGCGGGTCCGGTCGGCTTCACCGCCACCTCGCTGACGTCGGTGTCGCTCGAACCGCCCCTCGTCTCCTTCGGTATCGCGAAGAGCTCCTCCTCGTGGCCGCACCTGGAGCGGGCCGGGTCGGTCGTGGTCAACTTCCTCGACTCCGCGCAGGAGGACCTGGCCAGGCGTTTCGCGACCAGCGGCATCGACCGGTTCGCCGCGCCGACCCGATGGCACCGGCTGCCGCAGGGCGAGCCGGTGCTCGACGGGGTCACCGGCTGGCTGCGCCTCGCCGTCGAACAGCTCGTCCCCGCGGGAGACGCGCACATCGTCGTGGCCCGCGTCACCGAGGCCTGGCAGGCGGAGGACGGCCGGCCCCTGCTCTTCCACAACGGCGCTTACCACTCCCTGTGA